The Chanodichthys erythropterus isolate Z2021 chromosome 14, ASM2448905v1, whole genome shotgun sequence genome window below encodes:
- the pou2f1b gene encoding POU domain, class 2, transcription factor 1b isoform X15 codes for MADGGAASQDESSGPDSRMSNPSETSKCAMESGDENTGAQTNGLDFQRQTVQTTSAITNAHAQALLQQLTLTPAQQQLLLQQAQAQLLAAAVQHSAGQQSSTTGASISASAATPITLSQPIQITPQLQQLQQQQNLNLQQFVLVQPGHPIATQLQPAQFIISQTPQGQQSLLQAQNLLTQLPQSQANLLQTQPSITLATQPATPTRTIAATPIQSTPKHIDTPSLEEPSDLEELEQFAKTFKQRRIKLGFTQGDVGLAMGKLYGNDFSQTTISRFEALNLSFKNMCKLKPLLEKWLNDAENQTSDQALSSPSSLGSPGLGLEGLNRRRKKRTSIETNIRVALEKSFLEQNQKPTSEEITMIADQLNMEKEVIRVWFCNRRQKEKRINPPSSGSIASTPIKAIFPPTTPLSPSTASLVTSNTPTTMTVNPVMSLTSTSVSNVGFTGTTIGSATTNTASVISTAPVVTTAASSPSLSPSPSAVQTSSAEQASAQETVTAVSQAPSSLASTLGTGQVMVAAPSLSAALQGAAQLPTSASIAAMAAAAGLNPGLMASSQFTPGGALLSLAPGGLGSALSPALMSNSTLATIQALASSGTLPITSLDGSGNFLFANTSAGSTPNLVTAPLFLNPQNLSLLASNPVSLVSAGGAAGAGALNLHITADAHQSAVTTATMPASTITTASKAQ; via the exons ATTCTAGAATGAGTAATCCATCGGAAACAAGTAAATGTGCAATGGAGAGCGGGGACGAAAACACTG GTGCCCAAACAAATGGACTGGACTTTCAGAGGCAGACTGTGCAAACAACAAGCGCAATCACCAACGCACATGCACAGGCCTTGCTCCAACAG ttgacTTTGACTCCAGCGCAGCAGCAGTTATTGTTGCAGCAGGCTCAGGCTCAGCTCCTGGCAGCAGCGGTGCAGCATTCAGCCGGCCAGCAGAGTAGCACTACAGGAGCCAGCATCTCTGCCTCCGCTGCCACCCCCATCACCCTCTCTCAACCCATTCAGATCACACCT CAGTTACAGCAGCTGCAACAGCAGCAGAACCTCAACCTGCAGCAGTTTGTGCTGGTCCAGCCGGGCCACCCCATCGCAACACAGCTGCAGCCCGCGCAGTTTATCATCTCGCAGACGCCACAGGGCCAGCAGA GTCTCCTGCAAGCCCAGAACCTTCTAACACAACTACCTCAAAGCCAAGCCAACCTCCTGCAGACCCAGCCAAGCATCACACTTGCCACACAG CCTGCGACACCCACACGCACGATAGCAGCGACCCCCATCCAATCGACACCAAAGCACATCGACACACCCAGCCTGGAGGAGCCCAGCGACCTGGAGGAGCTAGAGCAGTTTGCCAAGACCTTCAAACAGAGACGCATCAAACTGGGCTTCACGCAG GGGGATGTTGGCCTTGCCATGGGAAAACTTTATGGAAATGACTTCAGCCAAACCACCATTTCTCGCTTTGAGGCCTTGAACCTGAGCTTTAAAAACATGTGCAAACTGAAGCCTCTGCTTGAAAAATGGCTCAATGATGCAG AGAACCAGACGTCTGACCAGGCCCTGTCCAGTCCCAGCTCTCTTGGCTCGCCTGGGCTGGGCTTGGAGGGCCTGAACCGCCGCCGCAAGAAAAGGACCAGCATCGAGACTAACATCAGAGTGGCCTTAGAAAAGAGCTTTCTGGAG CAGAACCAAAAACCTACCTCTGAGGAGATCACCATGATCGCAGACCAGCTCAATATGGAGAAAGAGGTGATCCGAGTATGGTTCTGTAACCGCAGACAGAAAGAGAAGAGGATCAACCCGCCCAGCAGTGGCAGCATCGCCAGCACCCCTATCAAAGCAATCTTTCCTCCCACCACACCTCTG TCACCGAGTACAGCTAGTCTTGTGACCAGTAACACACCGACTACGATGACTGTAAACCCAGTTATGTCTCTCACCAGCACTAGTGTCTCCAATGTCGGTTTCACTG GCACAACTATTGGCTCAGCTACTACTAACACTGCATCGGTCATCTCCACTGCACCTGTGGTCACCACCGCAGCATCCTCTCCTTCGCTCAGCCCTTCCCCCAGCGCAGTGCAGACGTCCTCGGCAGAGCAGGCTTCAGCTCAGGAGACGGTGACGGCAGTAAGTCAGGCACCTTCCTCCCTGGCATCCACTCTGGGCACTGGGCAGGTGATGGTGGCGGCACCCAGCCTCTCGGCTGCTCTGCAAGGAGCCGCCCAGCTGCCCACCAGCGCCAGCATCGCTGCCATGGCTGCAGCCGCTGGCCTCAATCCTGGGCTCATGGCATCCTCACAGTTCACTCCTGG CGGAGCTCTCCTTAGTTTGGCACCAGGTGGTCTCGGAAGCGCTTTGAGTCCAGCACTGATGAGCAACAGCACCTTGGCCACAATCCAAG CTCTGGCATCTAGTGGCACTCTGCCCATTACATCTCTGGACGGGAGCGGGAACTTTCTGTTTGCCAACACCAGCGCTGGCAGTACCCCTAACCTTGTGACGGCTCCGCTCTTTCTGAACCCTCAGAACTTATCACTGCTTGCCAGTAACCCTGTCAGCCTAGTGTCTGCGGGAGGGGCTGCGGGTGCCGGAGCCCTTAACCTGCACATCACCGCCGATGCCCACCAGAGCGCTGTTACTACGGCAACTATGCCCGCCTCCACCATCACCACAGCCTCTAAGGCCCAGTGA
- the pou2f1b gene encoding POU domain, class 2, transcription factor 1b isoform X4, producing MADGGAASQDESSGPDSRMSNPSETSKCAMESGDENTGAQTNGLDFQRQTVQTTSAITNAHAQALLQQLTLTPAQQQLLLQQAQAQLLAAAVQHSAGQQSSTTGASISASAATPITLSQPIQITPVREPHFHPALKWSSTLRICSGGIFTYPGDVSSVKQLQQLQQQQNLNLQQFVLVQPGHPIATQLQPAQFIISQTPQGQQSLLQAQNLLTQLPQSQANLLQTQPSITLATQPATPTRTIAATPIQSTPKHIDTPSLEEPSDLEELEQFAKTFKQRRIKLGFTQGDVGLAMGKLYGNDFSQTTISRFEALNLSFKNMCKLKPLLEKWLNDAVCAENQTSDQALSSPSSLGSPGLGLEGLNRRRKKRTSIETNIRVALEKSFLEQNQKPTSEEITMIADQLNMEKEVIRVWFCNRRQKEKRINPPSSGSIASTPIKAIFPPTTPLAPSTASLVMFTFSPSTASLVTSNTPTTMTVNPVMSLTSTSVSNVGFTGTTIGSATTNTASVISTAPVVTTAASSPSLSPSPSAVQTSSAEQASAQETVTAVSQAPSSLASTLGTGQVMVAAPSLSAALQGAAQLPTSASIAAMAAAAGLNPGLMASSQFTPGGALLSLAPGGLGSALSPALMSNSTLATIQALASSGTLPITSLDGSGNFLFANTSAGSTPNLVTAPLFLNPQNLSLLASNPVSLVSAGGAAGAGALNLHITADAHQSAVTTATMPASTITTASKAQ from the exons ATTCTAGAATGAGTAATCCATCGGAAACAAGTAAATGTGCAATGGAGAGCGGGGACGAAAACACTG GTGCCCAAACAAATGGACTGGACTTTCAGAGGCAGACTGTGCAAACAACAAGCGCAATCACCAACGCACATGCACAGGCCTTGCTCCAACAG ttgacTTTGACTCCAGCGCAGCAGCAGTTATTGTTGCAGCAGGCTCAGGCTCAGCTCCTGGCAGCAGCGGTGCAGCATTCAGCCGGCCAGCAGAGTAGCACTACAGGAGCCAGCATCTCTGCCTCCGCTGCCACCCCCATCACCCTCTCTCAACCCATTCAGATCACACCTGTAAGAGAGCCACATTTTCATCCAGCCCTGAAATGG AGCTCAACACTAAGGATTTGCTCTGGCGGTATTTTCACCTATCCAGGGGATGTCTCAAGTGTTAAA CAGTTACAGCAGCTGCAACAGCAGCAGAACCTCAACCTGCAGCAGTTTGTGCTGGTCCAGCCGGGCCACCCCATCGCAACACAGCTGCAGCCCGCGCAGTTTATCATCTCGCAGACGCCACAGGGCCAGCAGA GTCTCCTGCAAGCCCAGAACCTTCTAACACAACTACCTCAAAGCCAAGCCAACCTCCTGCAGACCCAGCCAAGCATCACACTTGCCACACAG CCTGCGACACCCACACGCACGATAGCAGCGACCCCCATCCAATCGACACCAAAGCACATCGACACACCCAGCCTGGAGGAGCCCAGCGACCTGGAGGAGCTAGAGCAGTTTGCCAAGACCTTCAAACAGAGACGCATCAAACTGGGCTTCACGCAG GGGGATGTTGGCCTTGCCATGGGAAAACTTTATGGAAATGACTTCAGCCAAACCACCATTTCTCGCTTTGAGGCCTTGAACCTGAGCTTTAAAAACATGTGCAAACTGAAGCCTCTGCTTGAAAAATGGCTCAATGATGCA GTTTGTGCAGAGAACCAGACGTCTGACCAGGCCCTGTCCAGTCCCAGCTCTCTTGGCTCGCCTGGGCTGGGCTTGGAGGGCCTGAACCGCCGCCGCAAGAAAAGGACCAGCATCGAGACTAACATCAGAGTGGCCTTAGAAAAGAGCTTTCTGGAG CAGAACCAAAAACCTACCTCTGAGGAGATCACCATGATCGCAGACCAGCTCAATATGGAGAAAGAGGTGATCCGAGTATGGTTCTGTAACCGCAGACAGAAAGAGAAGAGGATCAACCCGCCCAGCAGTGGCAGCATCGCCAGCACCCCTATCAAAGCAATCTTTCCTCCCACCACACCTCTG GCACCAAGTACAGCCAGTCTTGTGATGTTTACGTTT TCACCGAGTACAGCTAGTCTTGTGACCAGTAACACACCGACTACGATGACTGTAAACCCAGTTATGTCTCTCACCAGCACTAGTGTCTCCAATGTCGGTTTCACTG GCACAACTATTGGCTCAGCTACTACTAACACTGCATCGGTCATCTCCACTGCACCTGTGGTCACCACCGCAGCATCCTCTCCTTCGCTCAGCCCTTCCCCCAGCGCAGTGCAGACGTCCTCGGCAGAGCAGGCTTCAGCTCAGGAGACGGTGACGGCAGTAAGTCAGGCACCTTCCTCCCTGGCATCCACTCTGGGCACTGGGCAGGTGATGGTGGCGGCACCCAGCCTCTCGGCTGCTCTGCAAGGAGCCGCCCAGCTGCCCACCAGCGCCAGCATCGCTGCCATGGCTGCAGCCGCTGGCCTCAATCCTGGGCTCATGGCATCCTCACAGTTCACTCCTGG CGGAGCTCTCCTTAGTTTGGCACCAGGTGGTCTCGGAAGCGCTTTGAGTCCAGCACTGATGAGCAACAGCACCTTGGCCACAATCCAAG CTCTGGCATCTAGTGGCACTCTGCCCATTACATCTCTGGACGGGAGCGGGAACTTTCTGTTTGCCAACACCAGCGCTGGCAGTACCCCTAACCTTGTGACGGCTCCGCTCTTTCTGAACCCTCAGAACTTATCACTGCTTGCCAGTAACCCTGTCAGCCTAGTGTCTGCGGGAGGGGCTGCGGGTGCCGGAGCCCTTAACCTGCACATCACCGCCGATGCCCACCAGAGCGCTGTTACTACGGCAACTATGCCCGCCTCCACCATCACCACAGCCTCTAAGGCCCAGTGA
- the pou2f1b gene encoding POU domain, class 2, transcription factor 1b isoform X6 yields MADGGAASQDESSGPDSRMSNPSETSKCAMESGDENTGAQTNGLDFQRQTVQTTSAITNAHAQALLQQLTLTPAQQQLLLQQAQAQLLAAAVQHSAGQQSSTTGASISASAATPITLSQPIQITPVREPHFHPALKWSSTLRICSGGIFTYPGDVSSVKQLQQLQQQQNLNLQQFVLVQPGHPIATQLQPAQFIISQTPQGQQSLLQAQNLLTQLPQSQANLLQTQPSITLATQPATPTRTIAATPIQSTPKHIDTPSLEEPSDLEELEQFAKTFKQRRIKLGFTQGDVGLAMGKLYGNDFSQTTISRFEALNLSFKNMCKLKPLLEKWLNDAVCAENQTSDQALSSPSSLGSPGLGLEGLNRRRKKRTSIETNIRVALEKSFLEQNQKPTSEEITMIADQLNMEKEVIRVWFCNRRQKEKRINPPSSGSIASTPIKAIFPPTTPLSPSTASLVTSNTPTTMTVNPVMSLTSTSVSNVGFTGTTIGSATTNTASVISTAPVVTTAASSPSLSPSPSAVQTSSAEQASAQETVTAVSQAPSSLASTLGTGQVMVAAPSLSAALQGAAQLPTSASIAAMAAAAGLNPGLMASSQFTPGGALLSLAPGGLGSALSPALMSNSTLATIQGVWSALASSGTLPITSLDGSGNFLFANTSAGSTPNLVTAPLFLNPQNLSLLASNPVSLVSAGGAAGAGALNLHITADAHQSAVTTATMPASTITTASKAQ; encoded by the exons ATTCTAGAATGAGTAATCCATCGGAAACAAGTAAATGTGCAATGGAGAGCGGGGACGAAAACACTG GTGCCCAAACAAATGGACTGGACTTTCAGAGGCAGACTGTGCAAACAACAAGCGCAATCACCAACGCACATGCACAGGCCTTGCTCCAACAG ttgacTTTGACTCCAGCGCAGCAGCAGTTATTGTTGCAGCAGGCTCAGGCTCAGCTCCTGGCAGCAGCGGTGCAGCATTCAGCCGGCCAGCAGAGTAGCACTACAGGAGCCAGCATCTCTGCCTCCGCTGCCACCCCCATCACCCTCTCTCAACCCATTCAGATCACACCTGTAAGAGAGCCACATTTTCATCCAGCCCTGAAATGG AGCTCAACACTAAGGATTTGCTCTGGCGGTATTTTCACCTATCCAGGGGATGTCTCAAGTGTTAAA CAGTTACAGCAGCTGCAACAGCAGCAGAACCTCAACCTGCAGCAGTTTGTGCTGGTCCAGCCGGGCCACCCCATCGCAACACAGCTGCAGCCCGCGCAGTTTATCATCTCGCAGACGCCACAGGGCCAGCAGA GTCTCCTGCAAGCCCAGAACCTTCTAACACAACTACCTCAAAGCCAAGCCAACCTCCTGCAGACCCAGCCAAGCATCACACTTGCCACACAG CCTGCGACACCCACACGCACGATAGCAGCGACCCCCATCCAATCGACACCAAAGCACATCGACACACCCAGCCTGGAGGAGCCCAGCGACCTGGAGGAGCTAGAGCAGTTTGCCAAGACCTTCAAACAGAGACGCATCAAACTGGGCTTCACGCAG GGGGATGTTGGCCTTGCCATGGGAAAACTTTATGGAAATGACTTCAGCCAAACCACCATTTCTCGCTTTGAGGCCTTGAACCTGAGCTTTAAAAACATGTGCAAACTGAAGCCTCTGCTTGAAAAATGGCTCAATGATGCA GTTTGTGCAGAGAACCAGACGTCTGACCAGGCCCTGTCCAGTCCCAGCTCTCTTGGCTCGCCTGGGCTGGGCTTGGAGGGCCTGAACCGCCGCCGCAAGAAAAGGACCAGCATCGAGACTAACATCAGAGTGGCCTTAGAAAAGAGCTTTCTGGAG CAGAACCAAAAACCTACCTCTGAGGAGATCACCATGATCGCAGACCAGCTCAATATGGAGAAAGAGGTGATCCGAGTATGGTTCTGTAACCGCAGACAGAAAGAGAAGAGGATCAACCCGCCCAGCAGTGGCAGCATCGCCAGCACCCCTATCAAAGCAATCTTTCCTCCCACCACACCTCTG TCACCGAGTACAGCTAGTCTTGTGACCAGTAACACACCGACTACGATGACTGTAAACCCAGTTATGTCTCTCACCAGCACTAGTGTCTCCAATGTCGGTTTCACTG GCACAACTATTGGCTCAGCTACTACTAACACTGCATCGGTCATCTCCACTGCACCTGTGGTCACCACCGCAGCATCCTCTCCTTCGCTCAGCCCTTCCCCCAGCGCAGTGCAGACGTCCTCGGCAGAGCAGGCTTCAGCTCAGGAGACGGTGACGGCAGTAAGTCAGGCACCTTCCTCCCTGGCATCCACTCTGGGCACTGGGCAGGTGATGGTGGCGGCACCCAGCCTCTCGGCTGCTCTGCAAGGAGCCGCCCAGCTGCCCACCAGCGCCAGCATCGCTGCCATGGCTGCAGCCGCTGGCCTCAATCCTGGGCTCATGGCATCCTCACAGTTCACTCCTGG CGGAGCTCTCCTTAGTTTGGCACCAGGTGGTCTCGGAAGCGCTTTGAGTCCAGCACTGATGAGCAACAGCACCTTGGCCACAATCCAAGGTGTGTGGAGCG CTCTGGCATCTAGTGGCACTCTGCCCATTACATCTCTGGACGGGAGCGGGAACTTTCTGTTTGCCAACACCAGCGCTGGCAGTACCCCTAACCTTGTGACGGCTCCGCTCTTTCTGAACCCTCAGAACTTATCACTGCTTGCCAGTAACCCTGTCAGCCTAGTGTCTGCGGGAGGGGCTGCGGGTGCCGGAGCCCTTAACCTGCACATCACCGCCGATGCCCACCAGAGCGCTGTTACTACGGCAACTATGCCCGCCTCCACCATCACCACAGCCTCTAAGGCCCAGTGA
- the pou2f1b gene encoding POU domain, class 2, transcription factor 1b isoform X7, giving the protein MADGGAASQDESSGPDSRMSNPSETSKCAMESGDENTGAQTNGLDFQRQTVQTTSAITNAHAQALLQQLTLTPAQQQLLLQQAQAQLLAAAVQHSAGQQSSTTGASISASAATPITLSQPIQITPVREPHFHPALKWSSTLRICSGGIFTYPGDVSSVKQLQQLQQQQNLNLQQFVLVQPGHPIATQLQPAQFIISQTPQGQQSLLQAQNLLTQLPQSQANLLQTQPSITLATQPATPTRTIAATPIQSTPKHIDTPSLEEPSDLEELEQFAKTFKQRRIKLGFTQGDVGLAMGKLYGNDFSQTTISRFEALNLSFKNMCKLKPLLEKWLNDAVCAENQTSDQALSSPSSLGSPGLGLEGLNRRRKKRTSIETNIRVALEKSFLEQNQKPTSEEITMIADQLNMEKEVIRVWFCNRRQKEKRINPPSSGSIASTPIKAIFPPTTPLSPSTASLVTSNTPTTMTVNPVMSLTSTSVSNVGFTGTTIGSATTNTASVISTAPVVTTAASSPSLSPSPSAVQTSSAEQASAQETVTAVSQAPSSLASTLGTGQVMVAAPSLSAALQGAAQLPTSASIAAMAAAAGLNPGLMASSQFTPGGALLSLAPGGLGSALSPALMSNSTLATIQALASSGTLPITSLDGSGNFLFANTSAGSTPNLVTAPLFLNPQNLSLLASNPVSLVSAGGAAGAGALNLHITADAHQSAVTTATMPASTITTASKAQ; this is encoded by the exons ATTCTAGAATGAGTAATCCATCGGAAACAAGTAAATGTGCAATGGAGAGCGGGGACGAAAACACTG GTGCCCAAACAAATGGACTGGACTTTCAGAGGCAGACTGTGCAAACAACAAGCGCAATCACCAACGCACATGCACAGGCCTTGCTCCAACAG ttgacTTTGACTCCAGCGCAGCAGCAGTTATTGTTGCAGCAGGCTCAGGCTCAGCTCCTGGCAGCAGCGGTGCAGCATTCAGCCGGCCAGCAGAGTAGCACTACAGGAGCCAGCATCTCTGCCTCCGCTGCCACCCCCATCACCCTCTCTCAACCCATTCAGATCACACCTGTAAGAGAGCCACATTTTCATCCAGCCCTGAAATGG AGCTCAACACTAAGGATTTGCTCTGGCGGTATTTTCACCTATCCAGGGGATGTCTCAAGTGTTAAA CAGTTACAGCAGCTGCAACAGCAGCAGAACCTCAACCTGCAGCAGTTTGTGCTGGTCCAGCCGGGCCACCCCATCGCAACACAGCTGCAGCCCGCGCAGTTTATCATCTCGCAGACGCCACAGGGCCAGCAGA GTCTCCTGCAAGCCCAGAACCTTCTAACACAACTACCTCAAAGCCAAGCCAACCTCCTGCAGACCCAGCCAAGCATCACACTTGCCACACAG CCTGCGACACCCACACGCACGATAGCAGCGACCCCCATCCAATCGACACCAAAGCACATCGACACACCCAGCCTGGAGGAGCCCAGCGACCTGGAGGAGCTAGAGCAGTTTGCCAAGACCTTCAAACAGAGACGCATCAAACTGGGCTTCACGCAG GGGGATGTTGGCCTTGCCATGGGAAAACTTTATGGAAATGACTTCAGCCAAACCACCATTTCTCGCTTTGAGGCCTTGAACCTGAGCTTTAAAAACATGTGCAAACTGAAGCCTCTGCTTGAAAAATGGCTCAATGATGCA GTTTGTGCAGAGAACCAGACGTCTGACCAGGCCCTGTCCAGTCCCAGCTCTCTTGGCTCGCCTGGGCTGGGCTTGGAGGGCCTGAACCGCCGCCGCAAGAAAAGGACCAGCATCGAGACTAACATCAGAGTGGCCTTAGAAAAGAGCTTTCTGGAG CAGAACCAAAAACCTACCTCTGAGGAGATCACCATGATCGCAGACCAGCTCAATATGGAGAAAGAGGTGATCCGAGTATGGTTCTGTAACCGCAGACAGAAAGAGAAGAGGATCAACCCGCCCAGCAGTGGCAGCATCGCCAGCACCCCTATCAAAGCAATCTTTCCTCCCACCACACCTCTG TCACCGAGTACAGCTAGTCTTGTGACCAGTAACACACCGACTACGATGACTGTAAACCCAGTTATGTCTCTCACCAGCACTAGTGTCTCCAATGTCGGTTTCACTG GCACAACTATTGGCTCAGCTACTACTAACACTGCATCGGTCATCTCCACTGCACCTGTGGTCACCACCGCAGCATCCTCTCCTTCGCTCAGCCCTTCCCCCAGCGCAGTGCAGACGTCCTCGGCAGAGCAGGCTTCAGCTCAGGAGACGGTGACGGCAGTAAGTCAGGCACCTTCCTCCCTGGCATCCACTCTGGGCACTGGGCAGGTGATGGTGGCGGCACCCAGCCTCTCGGCTGCTCTGCAAGGAGCCGCCCAGCTGCCCACCAGCGCCAGCATCGCTGCCATGGCTGCAGCCGCTGGCCTCAATCCTGGGCTCATGGCATCCTCACAGTTCACTCCTGG CGGAGCTCTCCTTAGTTTGGCACCAGGTGGTCTCGGAAGCGCTTTGAGTCCAGCACTGATGAGCAACAGCACCTTGGCCACAATCCAAG CTCTGGCATCTAGTGGCACTCTGCCCATTACATCTCTGGACGGGAGCGGGAACTTTCTGTTTGCCAACACCAGCGCTGGCAGTACCCCTAACCTTGTGACGGCTCCGCTCTTTCTGAACCCTCAGAACTTATCACTGCTTGCCAGTAACCCTGTCAGCCTAGTGTCTGCGGGAGGGGCTGCGGGTGCCGGAGCCCTTAACCTGCACATCACCGCCGATGCCCACCAGAGCGCTGTTACTACGGCAACTATGCCCGCCTCCACCATCACCACAGCCTCTAAGGCCCAGTGA
- the pou2f1b gene encoding POU domain, class 2, transcription factor 1b isoform X5 yields MADGGAASQDESSGPDSRMSNPSETSKCAMESGDENTGAQTNGLDFQRQTVQTTSAITNAHAQALLQQLTLTPAQQQLLLQQAQAQLLAAAVQHSAGQQSSTTGASISASAATPITLSQPIQITPSSTLRICSGGIFTYPGDVSSVKQLQQLQQQQNLNLQQFVLVQPGHPIATQLQPAQFIISQTPQGQQSLLQAQNLLTQLPQSQANLLQTQPSITLATQPATPTRTIAATPIQSTPKHIDTPSLEEPSDLEELEQFAKTFKQRRIKLGFTQGDVGLAMGKLYGNDFSQTTISRFEALNLSFKNMCKLKPLLEKWLNDAVCAENQTSDQALSSPSSLGSPGLGLEGLNRRRKKRTSIETNIRVALEKSFLEQNQKPTSEEITMIADQLNMEKEVIRVWFCNRRQKEKRINPPSSGSIASTPIKAIFPPTTPLAPSTASLVMFTFSPSTASLVTSNTPTTMTVNPVMSLTSTSVSNVGFTGTTIGSATTNTASVISTAPVVTTAASSPSLSPSPSAVQTSSAEQASAQETVTAVSQAPSSLASTLGTGQVMVAAPSLSAALQGAAQLPTSASIAAMAAAAGLNPGLMASSQFTPGGALLSLAPGGLGSALSPALMSNSTLATIQGVWSALASSGTLPITSLDGSGNFLFANTSAGSTPNLVTAPLFLNPQNLSLLASNPVSLVSAGGAAGAGALNLHITADAHQSAVTTATMPASTITTASKAQ; encoded by the exons ATTCTAGAATGAGTAATCCATCGGAAACAAGTAAATGTGCAATGGAGAGCGGGGACGAAAACACTG GTGCCCAAACAAATGGACTGGACTTTCAGAGGCAGACTGTGCAAACAACAAGCGCAATCACCAACGCACATGCACAGGCCTTGCTCCAACAG ttgacTTTGACTCCAGCGCAGCAGCAGTTATTGTTGCAGCAGGCTCAGGCTCAGCTCCTGGCAGCAGCGGTGCAGCATTCAGCCGGCCAGCAGAGTAGCACTACAGGAGCCAGCATCTCTGCCTCCGCTGCCACCCCCATCACCCTCTCTCAACCCATTCAGATCACACCT AGCTCAACACTAAGGATTTGCTCTGGCGGTATTTTCACCTATCCAGGGGATGTCTCAAGTGTTAAA CAGTTACAGCAGCTGCAACAGCAGCAGAACCTCAACCTGCAGCAGTTTGTGCTGGTCCAGCCGGGCCACCCCATCGCAACACAGCTGCAGCCCGCGCAGTTTATCATCTCGCAGACGCCACAGGGCCAGCAGA GTCTCCTGCAAGCCCAGAACCTTCTAACACAACTACCTCAAAGCCAAGCCAACCTCCTGCAGACCCAGCCAAGCATCACACTTGCCACACAG CCTGCGACACCCACACGCACGATAGCAGCGACCCCCATCCAATCGACACCAAAGCACATCGACACACCCAGCCTGGAGGAGCCCAGCGACCTGGAGGAGCTAGAGCAGTTTGCCAAGACCTTCAAACAGAGACGCATCAAACTGGGCTTCACGCAG GGGGATGTTGGCCTTGCCATGGGAAAACTTTATGGAAATGACTTCAGCCAAACCACCATTTCTCGCTTTGAGGCCTTGAACCTGAGCTTTAAAAACATGTGCAAACTGAAGCCTCTGCTTGAAAAATGGCTCAATGATGCA GTTTGTGCAGAGAACCAGACGTCTGACCAGGCCCTGTCCAGTCCCAGCTCTCTTGGCTCGCCTGGGCTGGGCTTGGAGGGCCTGAACCGCCGCCGCAAGAAAAGGACCAGCATCGAGACTAACATCAGAGTGGCCTTAGAAAAGAGCTTTCTGGAG CAGAACCAAAAACCTACCTCTGAGGAGATCACCATGATCGCAGACCAGCTCAATATGGAGAAAGAGGTGATCCGAGTATGGTTCTGTAACCGCAGACAGAAAGAGAAGAGGATCAACCCGCCCAGCAGTGGCAGCATCGCCAGCACCCCTATCAAAGCAATCTTTCCTCCCACCACACCTCTG GCACCAAGTACAGCCAGTCTTGTGATGTTTACGTTT TCACCGAGTACAGCTAGTCTTGTGACCAGTAACACACCGACTACGATGACTGTAAACCCAGTTATGTCTCTCACCAGCACTAGTGTCTCCAATGTCGGTTTCACTG GCACAACTATTGGCTCAGCTACTACTAACACTGCATCGGTCATCTCCACTGCACCTGTGGTCACCACCGCAGCATCCTCTCCTTCGCTCAGCCCTTCCCCCAGCGCAGTGCAGACGTCCTCGGCAGAGCAGGCTTCAGCTCAGGAGACGGTGACGGCAGTAAGTCAGGCACCTTCCTCCCTGGCATCCACTCTGGGCACTGGGCAGGTGATGGTGGCGGCACCCAGCCTCTCGGCTGCTCTGCAAGGAGCCGCCCAGCTGCCCACCAGCGCCAGCATCGCTGCCATGGCTGCAGCCGCTGGCCTCAATCCTGGGCTCATGGCATCCTCACAGTTCACTCCTGG CGGAGCTCTCCTTAGTTTGGCACCAGGTGGTCTCGGAAGCGCTTTGAGTCCAGCACTGATGAGCAACAGCACCTTGGCCACAATCCAAGGTGTGTGGAGCG CTCTGGCATCTAGTGGCACTCTGCCCATTACATCTCTGGACGGGAGCGGGAACTTTCTGTTTGCCAACACCAGCGCTGGCAGTACCCCTAACCTTGTGACGGCTCCGCTCTTTCTGAACCCTCAGAACTTATCACTGCTTGCCAGTAACCCTGTCAGCCTAGTGTCTGCGGGAGGGGCTGCGGGTGCCGGAGCCCTTAACCTGCACATCACCGCCGATGCCCACCAGAGCGCTGTTACTACGGCAACTATGCCCGCCTCCACCATCACCACAGCCTCTAAGGCCCAGTGA